In Paenibacillus sp. J23TS9, a single genomic region encodes these proteins:
- a CDS encoding DUF6385 domain-containing protein, translating into MPNYSIFQNDPNNLRMLIYGRDATNTSHVVATDTAGNLTTIILGGTITSVLGTTITAGTLSSAGTVTDILNGTITSVLGATITAGTLSSAGTVTDILNGTITSVLGATITAGTLSSAGTVTDILNGTITSVLGATITAGTLSSAGTVTDILNGTITSVLGATITAGTLSSAGTVTDILNGTITSVLGATITAGTLSSAGTVTDILNGTITSVLGATITAGTLSSAGTVTDILNGTITSVLGATITAGTLSSAGTITNILNGTITAVLGTTITAGTLSSITSISQKSFVEQPDIGITTADALTPLPAVTTSVLGVYSFFVHNSGANPVNTQIEISADGTNYYVDTTGDNPLAAGSVDVLVPARFLKYTRVSYQSASAGLPSTINVILNAQGT; encoded by the coding sequence ATGCCAAACTACAGTATTTTCCAAAATGACCCGAACAATTTGCGTATGCTTATTTACGGTCGTGACGCCACTAACACCAGCCACGTTGTCGCCACAGATACGGCAGGCAACCTCACTACCATCATTCTTGGTGGTACGATCACCAGTGTACTGGGCACAACCATTACGGCAGGTACTCTGTCTTCTGCAGGTACCGTGACCGACATCTTAAACGGTACGATCACCAGCGTGCTCGGCGCCACCATTACAGCGGGTACCCTCTCCTCCGCAGGTACCGTGACCGACATCTTAAACGGTACGATCACCAGCGTGCTCGGCGCCACCATTACGGCGGGTACTCTCTCCTCAGCGGGTACCGTGACCGACATTTTAAACGGTACGATCACCAGCGTGCTCGGCGCCACCATTACAGCAGGTACTCTCTCCTCCGCGGGTACCGTGACCGACATCTTAAACGGTACGATCACCAGCGTGCTCGGCGCCACCATTACAGCGGGTACTCTCTCCTCCGCAGGTACGGTCACCGACATCTTAAACGGTACGATCACCAGCGTGCTCGGCGCCACCATTACAGCGGGTACTCTCTCCTCCGCAGGTACGGTCACCGACATTTTAAACGGTACGATCACCAGCGTGCTCGGCGCCACCATTACGGCGGGTACTCTCTCCTCCGCGGGTACCGTGACCGACATCTTAAACGGTACGATCACCAGCGTGCTCGGCGCCACCATTACGGCAGGTACCCTGTCTTCTGCTGGTACCATAACCAACATCCTGAACGGTACAATCACAGCCGTGCTCGGAACGACGATTACTGCGGGTACCTTGAGCAGTATTACCTCTATATCACAAAAGAGCTTTGTCGAGCAGCCTGACATCGGTATCACAACAGCCGATGCTTTGACACCGCTCCCTGCTGTTACAACAAGCGTCCTTGGCGTGTATTCTTTCTTCGTGCACAATAGCGGTGCCAATCCGGTAAATACTCAAATCGAAATCAGTGCCGATGGTACAAATTATTATGTGGATACAACCGGAGATAATCCGTTAGCAGCGGGTTCCGTGGATGTGCTGGTACCTGCACGTTTCCTTAAATACACCCGTGTGTCCTATCAATCAGCTTCAGCAGGCCTGCCATCCACGATCAATGTCATCCTCAATGCCCAAGGAACTTAA